ATATCCGGGGTGCTGACCATCCTGGTAATAGGTGCCCTCCTGCTCGTCTATGGGTACAGCCTTGTGGACAGGGTCTCGCGTTGGCTGTCGCGCTGGGCGGCGAATCTGAGGTCCGGAAGCGTGGTCATCACGTTCTCCCTAATATCCCTGGCGCTCGCCGCGTCGGGCCTGATATTGGGGGTCCTGACAGTTCAGAACTATTATTCCCCCTCGCAGTATCAGATGATCCTCAGATTCTGCGCCGTGGCCACATGGCCTATAGTTTTTTCGATATTGGTCTTCTCCGTGGGCAGTTTCATAAACGAATATCTTTCGAAAGGGGCGGTCAAGCTCAGCTTCATAACCGGTTCCATAAACGTCCTGGGAATCGGAATGGTCATCACGGGTGCGATAGACCTTATGCTGTCCTACATAAGCATAGGCCTGAATATCACCAGCCTCATCGCCGCCGAGATAGTGATAGGAATTGTGCTCGCACTTGTCGCGACCATTGTCAGGACATATTTCAGACGCGAGATGCGTATCCCCTTGGAAGCAGGGGGCTGAACGTTGGAATATTCGGAGTGGGAGCCCGTATACCTTGAAATAGTGAAGGACCTCGGCCTCGAGATCGACGAGGACGAGAACTCGGTCAGGGCCATGAAGGCTCTGACGCTGAACTCCGACCTTGTGATGGACGACGTCCTCATCGACCTTATAGGGCGCAATGTCACCGTCTTCGGGGACGCGGGATCGCTTGAAGACGATATCGGAAAAACAGAACCTTGCGGGACCCTGATATCTGCAGGCTCTGCGACGGAGAGGGTGTTGGAAGCGGGGATCGTGCCGCATATGGTGGTCACCGACCTCGACGGAAACGTGGACTCCCAGATCGAGGCCAGCGGCTCGGGCGCGGTGACGCTGGTACTGGCTCACGGCGACAATTACGACGCGGTCGCGCGTTATGTTAGAGAGTTCAGGGGACCGCTCATACTGACGACCCAGAGCCGTCCGTTCGGAACGGTCATGAACTACGGAGGATTCACCGACGGGGACCGTTCGGTCTGCACAGCGAGACATTTCGGCGCCAAAAGGATACTTCTCGAAGGATTCGATTTCAAAAAGCCCAGACTTAAGCCCAGGGACGATATGGAACGTTCAATGAAAAAGCTTGAATGGGCCCGGAGGATCATCTATGAGATGAACCCTCCCGATGTGGATATCGTCATGCCTTAAGTTCAGGTCCGGGAAATTCCTTTGCCGTGCCTATACCTATGTCTGTGGATCGCATAAAGTAAAGATTAATAAGTCAAAGTAATTGTGTGTCCGAGGGATTTGGCATCAGCATTATCTGGATTATCATTATTCTGCTCGCCGTTCTGTATGTACCCATCTTTGTCTGGGTCTGGCGTTCGCCTAAGGCCGCAGAGCTCGGGCTTTCGGTCCGTGGCCCGATGGTGATGTACAGAACGAATATGGGCCAGAAGCTTATGGGAAGCATCGGGTCCCACCGCAGGCTGTGCGGTGCGTTCGCGGCGATATCCAGTGTAATTTCGATAGTGCTGATGGCCGTGATGATATTCTTCATGGCGAATGCGGTCATCAACCTGCCTTATGCGTTCACATCCTCCGGGACCGCCTCTTTCGTGTCGGCCGGGCTCAATATGACCCAGTTCATTGTTTTCGGAGTGATCGCACTGGTCGTTTCGATGGTAATTCACGAATTCGCCCACGGCGTTCAGTCAAGGGCGAACGGCATCCGTGTCGAGTCCGCCGGACTGATGTATGCCGTGGTGCCTCTCGGTGCATTCGTCGAGATGAACGAAGAAGATACCGAGAAAGCGTCTCTTCGCAGTAAGATGAGCGTATTTTCTGCCGGAATTTCGATCAATTTCGCTGTCGCTGTCGTTTCGTTCCTCATATTTGCAGTATTGATGCTGGGCTCGGTCGGGACGGCCGCGGGCGTCTCCGACGACGGTGCAGGCGTCTACGGCGTGACCGCGGACTCACCTGCCGATGATGCGGGCATACCGGCCGGTGCGGTGATAACGATGATCGACGATGTGCCTGTTACCGCCAGCGAGTACATGGGATACTTCACTCTGTCCCTGGAGGAGGATTACGGCAGTGTTACGCATACCGTGACCTATCTCACAGAAGACGGGGAACATACCGCCGAAATGATGCTGGGCCTTTACGTGTCATTCGTGTCGTCAGATTCTCCCGCTTCATCGGCGGGACTTCCGAACAACATCATTATCAACAACATCTCAACAGGGTCGGAGTCCTATACAATTACCGGGATCAGGGATTTCAGAGACTTCATTTCGGGCTCCGAGCAGGGCCAGGAAGTGACGATATCATACACCGTTCTGAGCGACGGCTCGTCCGAAAGCAAGACGCTCACGCTTGGGAACAACAACGGCGTCGGATACATAGGGATCGGGGTCACCTACAGCGGTATCAGCTTCCTTACTCCCGGATACATTATGGGGACGGCTTCCGATCCCACTTTCGGGTCGACGGGCCTTACCGACGGCATACAGACATTGCTCAGTTATCCGTTCATCGCGTGGAGCGGGTTCTCTCCCGTCCCGGAAAACTGCCAATGGTGGTTCGACGCCCCCGGAGGAGAAATTTTCTGGATCGTCGCAGCATTTTTCTACTGGATGTTCTGGGTAAACATCCTCTTGGGAATAACGAATGCCCTCCCGGCGATCCCCTTCGATGGAGGATTCCTGTTCAAAGGATGGGTCACCCAGCTGCTCAACAGGCTGAATTACAAGGATCAAAAGGCCAGGGACGCCATGGCTGAAAACGTCACGCGCGCGGTATCGGGCCTCATGATATTCTTATTAATACTAGTTATCGTTGCTATCATGTTCTAAAGGGGGTGAAGAATGTACGAGATCTATGGAATGGTTGACGGTCGCGCGGTCATGATCGACGAGATAAAAGACAATGTATGGATCAACATGATCAGACCGACGGAAGAGGAGATCATCGAGGTGAGCACAAAGCTGAAAGTGAGCAGGGACTGTATCACGGCGGCCCTGGATGACGAAGAAGGCTCCAGGCTCGAGATGCAGAACGATTATTCGCTTATATTGATCGACGCTCCTGCAACGGAGATCAGGAACCAACGCGAGGAGTATACCACTTATCCGCTGTCCATCACCATAACGTCCAACGCAATAGTGACGGTGTGTTTGCAGAACATCTTCGCCATAAGCTCGCTGATGAACGGTAAAGTAAAGCCGATCAACACGATAAATGTTGAAAAGCACACCCGATTCGCCCTGCAGATACTGTTCAGGGTCGCTCTTCAGTACCAGAACCACCTCAAACTCATCGAGAAGAAACGTATGGCCATCGAGGCATCGATAAGGAACAGCACCCAGCGTAACGACCTGTTCGAACTGCACGAGCTGGAGTCCAACCTGGTATACTTCAAGACGTCTCTCAGCATGAACCTCTCGGTGATCGACAGGCTCAGCAAACAGTTCAAATTCATTACGGAACCCGATGACCGCGACCTAATGGACGACGTGACAATCGAGACCGATCAGGCCCTAGACATGACCATGACGTACAGCGAGATCATCAAAGGTACGCGCCAGTTGGTGGAATCCGATATCAACAACTCGCTGGCCAGCGTTATGAAGTTCCTGACGTCCATAACACTCGTGATATCGATACCCACCATGCTCTCCGGGATATTCGGAATGAACTTCTCCTTCATTCCCCTCTCGGGATACGAATGGGGATTCTGGGCGATCATCATATTTATGGTAGTGTCGGTAGTTTTCGGAATAGAATATCTGCGCAGACGTAATCTGTGGAGATGACCGCACTCCGGCCGAAAGGTCGGATTGCGGCCCCTTTTCGGGGGCCGCCTGTGAAGTGAAACCGTTTTAGAGACACTGGCCCTTGCGGCGGTCCACGAGTTCGCCCTTCTTGCCTTTGTTCCATCCGGAGACCTTGGAGAAGAAGCCTGTGACGCGCGTTATCCCTTCGATGCGGGCCGACCCGCAGCAGGGGCACTTCTCCGAGAGTCCGCGCGACGTCTTGCCGCAATCCAGGCAGGAGGTGAACTCGGGGCTGAATGCGATCTGCCCGTTCTGTGTCTTTTCGAACGTGTTCTTCACGAAAGATGCGACACTTTCCGCCGACGGCTTCGATTCGCCCAGCCAGATATGGGTGAGCGCTCCGGCGTCTATGATGGGATGGAACATCCCTTCTATCTTCACACGCTCGATGGGACCGACGTCCGCTCCGACGTTCAGATATGTGGAATTGGTATAGTAGACCTCTCCGGTGTTGCGGTTTCCCTTTACCACGGAACCGGCTTCTTTCGGGAAATCCTTCAGGTCCAGCTTTGCGAACCTGTACGCGGTCGACTCGGCGGGGGTCTGCTCGAGGGACAGTTTCAGCCCGCTCTCCTTGGACATCCTCTCGGCCTCTTTCCTCATGTAAGATATTACCTTAAGTCCGAATTTGACCGAATCCTTGGACTCATGCATCTCCTGTCCGGTATGGAACTGGACCATCTCGTTTAGACCGAGGATGCCGATAAGATAGGAAGACTTCTCTATCCTGTAATACGGATCGCCGTCAAGGTTCATGGTCAGCAGCCCCAGGGGGCCGCTGTTGCCCAATGCGAGCAGCTCCTCTATGAATGCCTTCTTTTGCTTATGGGCCTTCACCACGAGCCCGAGAGCGTCGTTTATGCCCTTGTAAAGCTCGTTATCATCGCCTCTCGCCATATATG
The DNA window shown above is from Methanomassiliicoccaceae archaeon and carries:
- a CDS encoding 6-hydroxymethylpterin diphosphokinase MptE-like protein, producing the protein MEYSEWEPVYLEIVKDLGLEIDEDENSVRAMKALTLNSDLVMDDVLIDLIGRNVTVFGDAGSLEDDIGKTEPCGTLISAGSATERVLEAGIVPHMVVTDLDGNVDSQIEASGSGAVTLVLAHGDNYDAVARYVREFRGPLILTTQSRPFGTVMNYGGFTDGDRSVCTARHFGAKRILLEGFDFKKPRLKPRDDMERSMKKLEWARRIIYEMNPPDVDIVMP
- a CDS encoding site-2 protease family protein: MSEGFGISIIWIIIILLAVLYVPIFVWVWRSPKAAELGLSVRGPMVMYRTNMGQKLMGSIGSHRRLCGAFAAISSVISIVLMAVMIFFMANAVINLPYAFTSSGTASFVSAGLNMTQFIVFGVIALVVSMVIHEFAHGVQSRANGIRVESAGLMYAVVPLGAFVEMNEEDTEKASLRSKMSVFSAGISINFAVAVVSFLIFAVLMLGSVGTAAGVSDDGAGVYGVTADSPADDAGIPAGAVITMIDDVPVTASEYMGYFTLSLEEDYGSVTHTVTYLTEDGEHTAEMMLGLYVSFVSSDSPASSAGLPNNIIINNISTGSESYTITGIRDFRDFISGSEQGQEVTISYTVLSDGSSESKTLTLGNNNGVGYIGIGVTYSGISFLTPGYIMGTASDPTFGSTGLTDGIQTLLSYPFIAWSGFSPVPENCQWWFDAPGGEIFWIVAAFFYWMFWVNILLGITNALPAIPFDGGFLFKGWVTQLLNRLNYKDQKARDAMAENVTRAVSGLMIFLLILVIVAIMF
- a CDS encoding magnesium transporter CorA family protein, which translates into the protein MYEIYGMVDGRAVMIDEIKDNVWINMIRPTEEEIIEVSTKLKVSRDCITAALDDEEGSRLEMQNDYSLILIDAPATEIRNQREEYTTYPLSITITSNAIVTVCLQNIFAISSLMNGKVKPINTINVEKHTRFALQILFRVALQYQNHLKLIEKKRMAIEASIRNSTQRNDLFELHELESNLVYFKTSLSMNLSVIDRLSKQFKFITEPDDRDLMDDVTIETDQALDMTMTYSEIIKGTRQLVESDINNSLASVMKFLTSITLVISIPTMLSGIFGMNFSFIPLSGYEWGFWAIIIFMVVSVVFGIEYLRRRNLWR